The following proteins come from a genomic window of Vallitaleaceae bacterium 9-2:
- a CDS encoding MBL fold metallo-hydrolase, which produces MKITVLAENTTQDKYYEAEHGLSLYIETAKHKVLFDTGASSCFAANAKKLGVDLKDVDITVISHGHYDHGGGLKTFMEVNAKSTIYVNHLAYGPYYSRTGNVNPRYIGLDVTTRQPDRMLLTKEDMVIDNELELFMNIQAKKCFPSVNHRLLKEKDDALVQDDFLHEQSLVIHEGGYHVLIAGCAHTGIINIMEQIHERSQYTITHVVSGFHMYNRKDNTSEDPNVVDQVGAYLKAHGVMAYTGHCTGDKAYAQLSEILGEQLVKLYSGQIIKV; this is translated from the coding sequence ATGAAGATAACGGTACTTGCTGAGAACACAACACAAGACAAATACTATGAAGCAGAACATGGTCTGTCTTTATACATTGAAACGGCAAAGCATAAAGTATTGTTTGATACAGGGGCGAGCTCTTGTTTTGCCGCTAACGCTAAAAAGTTGGGTGTCGACTTAAAAGATGTAGATATAACCGTTATTTCCCATGGGCATTATGACCACGGAGGTGGATTAAAGACGTTTATGGAAGTGAATGCCAAATCGACTATTTATGTGAATCATCTCGCCTATGGGCCATATTATTCGAGGACAGGAAACGTGAACCCCCGTTATATTGGTTTGGATGTAACGACAAGACAACCTGATCGAATGCTGTTGACTAAAGAAGATATGGTTATTGATAATGAACTGGAATTGTTTATGAACATTCAAGCGAAAAAGTGTTTTCCAAGTGTGAATCATCGTTTGTTAAAAGAAAAGGACGATGCGCTTGTGCAAGATGACTTTTTGCATGAACAAAGTCTGGTGATACATGAAGGAGGTTACCATGTTCTGATTGCAGGATGTGCCCATACCGGTATCATTAATATTATGGAGCAAATCCATGAACGAAGTCAATATACGATAACTCATGTTGTTAGTGGATTTCATATGTATAATCGTAAAGATAATACAAGTGAAGATCCTAACGTTGTGGATCAGGTGGGTGCATATTTGAAAGCGCATGGAGTGATGGCTTATACGGGACATTGTACAGGCGATAAAGCGTATGCTCAACTATCTGAAATTTTAGGGGAACAGCTAGTAAAACTTTATTCAGGTCAAATTATTAAGGTGTGA
- a CDS encoding DUF134 domain-containing protein, giving the protein MSRPSKQRYICELPKYVAFGPLGQKALRESCIMMTVDEYETIRLIDYEGYNQEECALQMEVARTTAQRIYNSARRKLAAALVEGRSIKIEGGHYQVCSGQRQMRQETRRCQHKCRRRGKED; this is encoded by the coding sequence TTGTCAAGACCAAGTAAGCAAAGGTATATTTGTGAATTGCCAAAGTATGTTGCTTTCGGACCGCTAGGTCAAAAAGCATTGCGAGAATCGTGTATTATGATGACGGTCGATGAGTATGAGACGATTCGGTTAATTGATTATGAAGGCTATAATCAAGAAGAATGTGCTTTGCAGATGGAAGTAGCCAGAACAACGGCGCAACGCATTTATAATAGTGCCCGTCGCAAACTTGCGGCCGCACTTGTTGAAGGGCGAAGTATAAAAATTGAAGGTGGACATTATCAAGTATGTAGCGGCCAACGTCAGATGCGTCAAGAAACGAGACGTTGTCAACATAAATGCAGAAGACGCGGGAAAGAAGATTGA
- a CDS encoding ARMT1-like domain-containing protein, whose protein sequence is MKFSYECIGCHIQQILKVAKLVQMDEITKEAVVRKTLKNLSEMDYDKTNPEMMSVTWRTILSDIDNKDPYQHIKREYNQMMLSVYNELLCDILSSKDAFAKALHLAIEGNVIDYGAKHHFVKEGLVEKILCAEKNLLAVDESNALYDALEKAGKLLYVGDNCGEIVLDKLFIEVIKNKFPDLQITFGVRGGAILNDITYDDVDQVGLDELVEIIDAGNDYPGLVIDMASEKFRHVYDEANVVIAKGQGNYEGLSQEKGKEIFFLLMAKCDMIAGDLGVRTMDKICKRAKSY, encoded by the coding sequence ATGAAATTTAGTTATGAATGCATTGGGTGTCATATTCAACAAATTCTGAAAGTGGCAAAGCTTGTTCAAATGGATGAAATAACAAAAGAAGCCGTAGTTCGAAAGACCCTGAAAAATTTGAGTGAGATGGATTATGATAAGACGAATCCTGAAATGATGAGCGTCACATGGAGGACAATACTAAGTGATATTGATAATAAAGATCCATATCAACACATTAAACGTGAATATAATCAAATGATGCTATCCGTTTATAATGAATTGTTATGCGATATTTTGTCTAGCAAGGATGCGTTTGCTAAGGCGTTGCATCTTGCTATTGAAGGAAATGTGATTGATTACGGTGCAAAGCATCACTTTGTCAAGGAGGGGTTGGTAGAGAAAATCCTTTGTGCTGAGAAAAATCTTTTGGCGGTAGATGAAAGTAATGCACTATATGATGCCCTAGAAAAAGCTGGAAAATTACTCTATGTAGGCGACAATTGTGGGGAGATTGTTTTGGATAAGCTGTTTATTGAAGTTATTAAAAATAAATTTCCGGATTTGCAGATTACATTTGGGGTGCGTGGTGGTGCGATACTTAATGACATTACCTATGACGATGTTGACCAAGTCGGATTGGATGAGTTAGTTGAGATTATTGATGCAGGAAATGATTATCCTGGACTTGTTATTGACATGGCGAGTGAAAAGTTTCGTCATGTTTATGATGAAGCGAATGTAGTTATTGCCAAAGGACAAGGGAATTATGAAGGTTTAAGCCAAGAAAAAGGGAAAGAGATTTTCTTTTTATTGATGGCGAAGTGCGATATGATTGCTGGAGATTTAGGGGTTCGCACAATGGATAAAATATGCAAAAGAGCAAAAAGTTATTGA
- the thiT gene encoding energy-coupled thiamine transporter ThiT has translation MFKNFTQALSSGDLQAVITSTIGQIIIVAIALVLLLFAVVLGDRHKKMSVKALTYSSIAIAISFVLSQIKLFSLPQGGSITPFSMLFIILIGYFFGVKTGVLTGIVYGLLQLAFGGWVMHPMQLLLDYPLAFGALGLSGLFANQKHGLVAGILVGSMGRFVFHFLSGIIFFASYAPETWNPFVYSLWYNFSYIGVEGIVTAIVVLIPSVAQALRSVKKSAINNI, from the coding sequence ATGTTTAAAAATTTTACACAAGCACTATCAAGCGGTGATTTACAAGCTGTAATCACCTCAACTATTGGACAAATAATCATTGTAGCGATTGCATTAGTCTTACTGTTATTTGCAGTTGTTTTAGGTGATCGTCACAAGAAAATGTCAGTTAAGGCATTAACATATTCGTCCATTGCGATTGCAATTAGTTTTGTCTTATCGCAGATTAAACTCTTTAGTTTACCTCAAGGTGGATCCATTACACCGTTTTCAATGTTATTTATTATTCTGATAGGATATTTCTTTGGCGTGAAAACAGGTGTTCTTACAGGGATTGTTTATGGATTATTACAACTTGCCTTTGGGGGTTGGGTTATGCATCCAATGCAATTATTATTGGACTATCCATTAGCGTTTGGAGCACTAGGATTGTCGGGTCTATTTGCAAATCAAAAGCATGGGTTGGTTGCCGGAATCTTAGTGGGAAGCATGGGACGGTTTGTATTTCACTTTTTAAGTGGAATTATCTTTTTTGCATCTTATGCACCGGAGACATGGAATCCATTTGTGTACTCGCTGTGGTATAACTTTTCCTATATTGGTGTTGAAGGAATAGTTACAGCAATTGTTGTTCTTATACCATCAGTTGCACAGGCACTTAGAAGTGTAAAAAAAAGTGCAATCAATAATATATAA
- a CDS encoding EAL domain-containing protein, whose amino-acid sequence MIDIKKIIQTHSIKILFQVILLPIDSNTFCVESFVRGVDPSNQRIISPSELFSVAHKEGVAKQLDQLCVCKTIEAFAPIANQNPRVMLHININLSFFVPAITSNYIETCAKKHGVSSDRIVIDIDNLSIDEKDLPLTQQFIEHHRKKGFYISIDDIGKTYSNIDKIMLFNPDIIKINQQMLKRLSSSDYTKLLIKHITSIAHQMGILVIATGIESRYDLEKALRAGAQMIQGYYVSPTEALDYPKILRIIEAFDYASVGEITNARYEKDEKSAIINIVNFNSHLKTVFENIGSQDLDFVMNDLLNNYHFIESSYFLDANGIQMSHSFINTSSFGNRNKELFGLYSKGFSHSNEEYFTRLHNPLLSDWVTKPYRSRLSNDVCVTTSFKITNRSGNPIIVVLNYNYKPFEAYINTKKPTIKLFNDCTL is encoded by the coding sequence ATGATAGATATAAAAAAAATAATTCAAACCCATTCGATAAAAATACTATTCCAAGTAATTTTACTTCCTATTGATTCAAACACATTTTGTGTGGAAAGCTTCGTTCGCGGAGTTGATCCGTCAAACCAACGAATCATCTCACCTAGTGAACTGTTTTCTGTAGCACATAAAGAGGGTGTTGCCAAACAACTCGATCAGCTTTGCGTGTGCAAAACCATCGAAGCCTTCGCTCCGATAGCCAATCAAAATCCCCGGGTAATGCTGCACATCAACATTAACCTTTCTTTTTTTGTTCCGGCGATTACATCAAACTATATAGAAACTTGCGCAAAAAAACATGGTGTTTCTTCTGATCGTATTGTTATTGATATAGACAATCTCTCTATCGATGAAAAAGATCTACCACTAACGCAACAATTCATTGAACACCATCGTAAAAAAGGGTTTTATATTTCAATTGACGATATTGGAAAAACCTACAGTAATATTGATAAAATTATGCTCTTTAATCCAGATATCATTAAAATCAATCAGCAAATGTTAAAACGCTTATCCTCTAGCGATTACACAAAATTATTGATTAAACATATTACCTCCATTGCTCATCAAATGGGTATCTTAGTCATCGCCACCGGAATAGAGTCAAGATATGATTTAGAAAAGGCTCTACGTGCAGGTGCACAAATGATACAAGGCTATTATGTTTCACCAACAGAGGCATTAGATTATCCCAAAATTCTACGCATTATTGAGGCCTTTGACTACGCATCTGTTGGCGAAATCACAAATGCTCGATATGAAAAAGATGAAAAATCTGCCATCATTAATATTGTCAACTTTAACAGCCACTTAAAAACGGTTTTTGAAAATATCGGTTCTCAAGATCTTGACTTTGTCATGAATGACTTACTCAACAACTATCATTTTATTGAAAGTTCATATTTTCTTGATGCCAATGGTATTCAAATGAGCCATTCATTTATCAATACATCAAGTTTTGGCAATCGTAACAAAGAACTTTTCGGACTTTATTCTAAAGGTTTTTCTCATAGTAACGAAGAATATTTTACGCGATTGCACAATCCTTTACTTTCGGATTGGGTAACAAAACCGTATCGTTCTCGACTAAGTAACGATGTCTGTGTCACGACCTCATTCAAGATAACCAACCGATCCGGCAACCCAATCATCGTCGTTCTAAACTATAACTATAAGCCATTTGAAGCTTATATCAATACTAAAAAACCCACAATAAAATTATTCAATGATTGCACTTTGTAG
- a CDS encoding Fur family transcriptional regulator produces the protein MENKISEIEKILQEHNYNLTKPRTKMIELFLKTSEHLCPEEIFNKLKSESISLPTVYRNIAIFKQLRIIKEININNENVYELNMFSEKRLHMHFHCKKCDQIIEYNNREIFNQMIKQQRYIEKQFGDVIENYSVVFDGICHSCYKQEEMK, from the coding sequence ATGGAAAATAAGATTAGTGAAATTGAAAAAATTCTTCAAGAGCATAATTATAACTTGACGAAGCCACGTACAAAAATGATTGAACTATTTTTAAAGACATCAGAACATTTATGTCCGGAAGAAATTTTTAATAAACTTAAAAGTGAATCGATTAGTTTGCCTACGGTTTATCGAAATATAGCCATTTTTAAACAGTTGAGAATTATTAAAGAAATAAATATTAATAATGAGAATGTATATGAATTGAACATGTTTAGTGAAAAGCGACTGCATATGCACTTTCATTGTAAGAAGTGTGACCAAATTATTGAATATAATAATCGAGAGATTTTCAATCAAATGATTAAACAACAACGATATATTGAAAAGCAGTTTGGTGATGTCATTGAAAACTATTCCGTGGTTTTTGACGGGATTTGCCATTCTTGCTACAAACAGGAGGAAATGAAATGA
- a CDS encoding glycoside hydrolase family 127 protein gives MNTEIKVQSVKVNDPFWSKIQGLVTDVVIPYQEKILGDEVPGVEKSHAFANFAIAAGEQEGDFYGMVFQDSDVAKWLEAAAYSLAIKPDQHLEQRMDKIIDLIGKAQGADGYLNTYFTIKQPHHRWQNLQECHELYCAGHMMEAGVAYYEVTGKDKLLKIMEKMADHIFDRFGPNKELGVPGHQEIEIGLMRLYFATGKEKYKNLAEFFINQRGQDPKYFAKEREKRGWVHFDMDPADQRYSQIHAPVRAQTTAEGHSVRAVYMYTAMASLAANQGDETLKKACERLWENITKKRMYVTGAIGSTVKGEAFTIDYDLPNDTIYAETCASVGLIFFGRQMLDMHTSNGYADIMELALYNGVLSGMQLDGKRFFYVNPLEVNPEISGKLHNYEHVLPERPGWYACACCPPNVARLVTSLAKYAWGEDEDTIYSHLYLGGVASFKKADINVKTNYPWQANVSYVIHPKQEKPFSVAIRIPGWAQKTEIQINGQNVQEEKIQDGYIYIHRQWKENDHIQLQIDLTVRKVFANVAVREDANQVALMRGPIVYAFEGMDNPSVLQALRIKKDGWIQICANDKKLFKDMVTLKVEGWQLESEEALYSSTRPTYIPTTLEAIPYFTWGNRGLNQMRVWMHEA, from the coding sequence GTGAATACAGAAATAAAAGTACAGTCCGTCAAAGTTAATGACCCCTTTTGGTCAAAGATTCAGGGATTGGTGACGGATGTTGTTATTCCCTATCAAGAAAAGATTTTGGGCGATGAAGTTCCTGGCGTAGAAAAAAGTCACGCCTTTGCAAACTTTGCGATTGCAGCAGGTGAACAAGAGGGGGATTTTTACGGTATGGTTTTCCAAGATAGCGATGTGGCGAAGTGGTTGGAGGCAGCAGCATATTCGCTTGCAATAAAGCCCGATCAACATCTAGAACAACGTATGGATAAGATTATTGACTTAATTGGAAAAGCCCAAGGTGCAGATGGATACTTGAATACATATTTTACGATTAAGCAACCCCATCATCGGTGGCAAAACCTACAAGAATGCCATGAACTTTATTGTGCAGGGCACATGATGGAAGCAGGTGTGGCCTATTATGAAGTGACGGGGAAAGATAAACTTTTAAAGATTATGGAAAAAATGGCAGATCATATTTTTGATCGTTTTGGACCAAACAAAGAATTGGGTGTACCTGGTCACCAGGAAATTGAAATCGGATTGATGCGACTTTATTTTGCTACTGGAAAAGAAAAATATAAAAATCTGGCAGAATTTTTTATTAATCAAAGGGGGCAAGACCCGAAGTACTTTGCCAAGGAACGTGAAAAACGTGGATGGGTTCATTTTGACATGGATCCAGCTGATCAAAGATACAGTCAAATTCATGCCCCGGTAAGAGCCCAAACAACGGCAGAAGGACACAGTGTTCGAGCAGTATATATGTATACAGCAATGGCAAGTTTGGCTGCAAATCAAGGAGATGAAACGTTAAAAAAAGCATGTGAAAGATTATGGGAAAATATAACGAAAAAGCGAATGTATGTTACTGGGGCAATTGGATCAACTGTTAAAGGGGAAGCTTTTACCATTGACTATGACTTGCCTAATGATACAATTTATGCTGAGACATGTGCGTCCGTCGGATTGATTTTTTTTGGACGACAGATGTTAGATATGCATACATCAAATGGCTATGCGGATATTATGGAACTCGCATTGTACAATGGCGTCCTTAGTGGGATGCAGCTTGATGGAAAGCGTTTTTTTTATGTGAATCCATTAGAAGTCAATCCAGAGATATCCGGTAAACTTCATAATTATGAACATGTTTTGCCGGAAAGGCCTGGATGGTATGCGTGCGCCTGCTGTCCACCTAATGTGGCAAGATTGGTAACATCACTAGCAAAATATGCTTGGGGAGAAGATGAAGATACAATCTATTCACATCTATATCTTGGAGGAGTGGCAAGCTTTAAAAAAGCGGATATAAATGTGAAAACGAACTACCCCTGGCAGGCCAATGTATCCTATGTAATTCATCCAAAGCAAGAAAAACCTTTTAGCGTCGCCATACGCATACCTGGATGGGCGCAAAAGACAGAGATACAAATTAATGGACAAAATGTTCAAGAAGAAAAGATACAGGATGGATATATATACATTCATCGACAATGGAAAGAAAATGATCATATACAATTGCAAATAGATTTGACAGTACGAAAAGTATTTGCGAATGTAGCTGTTCGTGAAGATGCAAATCAAGTCGCGTTAATGCGGGGACCTATTGTATATGCGTTTGAAGGAATGGATAATCCCTCAGTGTTGCAAGCATTACGCATTAAAAAAGATGGATGGATTCAAATATGTGCCAATGATAAAAAGCTTTTTAAAGATATGGTAACATTGAAAGTTGAGGGATGGCAGCTTGAAAGCGAGGAGGCATTGTATTCGTCAACGCGTCCGACATATATACCGACAACGCTAGAAGCAATTCCCTACTTTACATGGGGAAACCGTGGACTTAATCAAATGCGAGTATGGATGCATGAAGCATAG
- a CDS encoding NifB/NifX family molybdenum-iron cluster-binding protein — protein MKIAVASEKNQVTQHFGHCINFNIFDEENGCINNHTSIDNPGHRPGFLPNFLNDLGVNVIISGGMGGGAVDIFNEHHIEVIVGASGDAREVAQAYLRGELKSTGSVCHEHHHADECGE, from the coding sequence ATGAAAATCGCAGTTGCTAGTGAAAAAAATCAAGTGACACAACATTTTGGACATTGTATCAATTTTAATATTTTTGATGAGGAAAATGGGTGTATCAACAATCATACATCCATTGACAACCCTGGACACCGTCCTGGATTTTTGCCGAATTTTTTGAATGATTTAGGTGTGAATGTAATCATATCAGGTGGTATGGGGGGAGGCGCGGTTGATATCTTTAATGAGCACCATATTGAAGTTATCGTTGGTGCTTCTGGAGATGCAAGAGAGGTAGCACAAGCATATCTTCGAGGTGAGTTGAAGTCAACAGGGTCCGTATGCCATGAGCATCATCATGCAGATGAATGCGGTGAATAA
- a CDS encoding NifB/NifX family molybdenum-iron cluster-binding protein, with the protein MKILIPVDANIKETDVCMSFGRAPYYMLYNTEDSSYEFIKNTAATSPGGAGIQAAQTVVDLKVDALLTPRCGQNAADIILGANIKVYKTLHPSVQYNIKEFLDNKLNPLSEIHSGYHNHGNN; encoded by the coding sequence ATGAAAATATTAATACCTGTCGATGCAAATATAAAAGAAACCGATGTATGCATGTCGTTTGGACGAGCGCCGTATTATATGCTGTATAATACAGAAGATTCGAGTTATGAATTTATTAAGAACACGGCAGCGACAAGTCCTGGAGGAGCAGGAATACAGGCGGCTCAGACCGTTGTAGATTTGAAAGTAGATGCTTTATTAACGCCTAGATGTGGACAAAATGCTGCGGATATTATATTAGGTGCAAACATAAAAGTTTATAAAACGCTACATCCATCTGTGCAATATAATATTAAGGAGTTTTTGGACAATAAACTAAACCCGTTAAGTGAGATTCATTCTGGTTATCATAACCACGGGAACAATTAA
- a CDS encoding DMT family transporter, producing the protein MIRHFKRLNDKQQAVLYMIFSALAFSLMGVFVKLTGEVPVIQKTLIRAAVIANISFVMLKFHHISVFPIRQLKLLTLRSFTGTVAIVMNYYALDHLILSDATVLFRLNTVFVIIFSWIFLKEHISKRQFSVIIIAFIGVLFVIKPELSFDFIPYTIAILGAAGAALSYTMLRKLGEGTHPSVVVFFFAMFTFVSLLPFVIASYEPMTDIQLLYAILAGVCAVGGQYGVTLAYKHAQAKEVSIYNYFGVIFSAIFGLIIFNSHPDVWSVLGYIIIFISAVRMRKVQ; encoded by the coding sequence ATGATTCGTCATTTTAAGCGTTTAAATGATAAGCAACAAGCAGTTTTATATATGATATTTTCAGCATTGGCGTTTTCGCTGATGGGTGTTTTTGTAAAATTAACAGGAGAAGTTCCGGTTATACAAAAAACATTGATTCGTGCAGCGGTTATCGCAAATATTAGTTTTGTAATGTTGAAGTTTCATCACATCTCGGTTTTTCCCATTCGACAACTTAAGTTATTAACCTTACGCTCCTTTACAGGAACGGTAGCCATTGTTATGAATTATTATGCGCTGGACCACTTGATTTTATCGGATGCAACAGTTTTATTCCGTTTAAATACAGTGTTTGTCATTATTTTTAGTTGGATTTTCTTAAAAGAACATATCTCAAAAAGGCAGTTTTCTGTTATTATTATTGCATTTATTGGTGTGTTGTTTGTGATTAAACCAGAACTGTCTTTTGATTTTATACCATATACAATAGCAATATTGGGGGCAGCAGGTGCGGCTTTATCCTATACGATGCTGCGAAAGCTAGGGGAAGGCACACACCCTTCAGTTGTGGTTTTCTTCTTTGCTATGTTCACGTTTGTCTCTTTGCTTCCGTTTGTTATTGCAAGTTATGAACCGATGACAGATATTCAGCTGTTATATGCGATTTTGGCAGGGGTATGTGCTGTTGGAGGCCAATATGGAGTGACTCTTGCCTATAAGCATGCGCAAGCAAAAGAAGTTTCAATATATAACTATTTTGGGGTTATTTTTTCAGCAATCTTTGGATTAATTATCTTCAATTCGCATCCGGACGTTTGGAGTGTTCTTGGATATATTATTATTTTTATATCAGCGGTACGTATGAGAAAAGTACAATAA
- a CDS encoding ATP-binding protein has translation MKIALLSGKGGTGKTFVSVNMAFVAEKAMYIDCDVEEPNGHLFLKPQIEAVEEVKVAMPKIDHEKCTGCRKCVEFCRFNALAYVNNAVKVFEDVCHSCGGCMLVCPENAIVEKDKTIGKIEKGRSGEVSVKTGILNMGEASGVPIVKQLIENVSIEEALSIIDAPPGSACIVMEAIKDVDYCVLVAEPTIFGTQNLSMVHELVKLFDIPYGVVLNKCLDDENPAEKYCEENEIHVIGKVMYSHDLALLSSQGEIVSRVDSSYYAKFKTMLERIFEEVHHGTTSRA, from the coding sequence ATGAAGATTGCACTATTAAGTGGTAAAGGTGGAACCGGTAAAACGTTTGTCTCTGTTAATATGGCTTTCGTAGCAGAAAAAGCCATGTATATAGATTGTGATGTTGAAGAACCTAATGGTCATCTTTTTTTGAAGCCCCAAATAGAGGCTGTTGAAGAGGTGAAGGTTGCAATGCCGAAAATTGATCATGAAAAATGCACAGGATGTCGAAAGTGTGTAGAGTTTTGTCGGTTTAATGCGTTGGCGTATGTAAATAATGCGGTTAAAGTGTTCGAAGATGTTTGTCATTCGTGTGGTGGATGCATGTTGGTTTGCCCGGAAAATGCGATTGTAGAGAAAGATAAAACTATTGGCAAGATTGAAAAGGGGCGTTCAGGCGAAGTAAGTGTAAAAACCGGAATATTGAATATGGGTGAAGCGTCAGGCGTTCCAATTGTAAAACAGCTAATTGAAAACGTGAGCATAGAAGAGGCGTTGTCCATTATTGACGCGCCGCCAGGCAGTGCATGTATTGTTATGGAAGCTATTAAAGATGTTGATTATTGTGTGCTAGTTGCAGAGCCGACAATTTTTGGGACTCAAAACTTAAGCATGGTACATGAATTGGTTAAGCTTTTTGACATTCCCTATGGCGTTGTTTTAAATAAATGCTTGGATGATGAAAATCCGGCTGAAAAGTATTGTGAAGAAAATGAAATCCATGTTATAGGTAAAGTGATGTATAGTCATGATTTGGCACTTTTAAGTTCCCAAGGAGAAATCGTATCCCGCGTTGATTCGTCTTATTATGCCAAATTCAAAACGATGTTAGAACGAATTTTTGAGGAGGTGCATCATGGGACAACTTCTCGTGCTTAG
- a CDS encoding ATP-binding protein, with translation MGQLLVLSGKGGTGKTTVASALIQLSKVKHFADCDVDAPNLDLVMHQTVDPIITDYSGLPKAFIHEEQCIECGQCQSQCRFDAISHDQVKKTYVVDLNACEGCGVCELVCPVGAVHLEPIVDGHLQLYKSERVFSTAQLKMGSGTSGMLVTKVKRQMLEHGVESEWAIIDGSPGIGCPVIASISGVDYVLIVAEPSLSGISDMERIVTTASRFGVKTFICVNKFDVNIEYTDKIEAYAKAKGLDFVGRIPYDSQAVKVINQGKTIVEIDCASGRAVQGIYENIKKVIDNGGNL, from the coding sequence ATGGGACAACTTCTCGTGCTTAGCGGAAAAGGTGGTACTGGGAAAACGACGGTGGCAAGTGCATTGATTCAATTATCAAAAGTTAAGCATTTTGCAGATTGTGATGTGGATGCTCCAAATTTAGATTTGGTGATGCATCAGACCGTTGATCCGATAATAACGGATTATTCTGGGCTACCCAAAGCATTTATTCATGAAGAACAGTGTATCGAGTGTGGCCAGTGTCAAAGTCAATGCAGATTTGATGCGATTTCACATGATCAAGTAAAGAAAACGTATGTTGTTGATCTTAATGCATGCGAAGGATGCGGAGTGTGTGAACTCGTTTGTCCGGTAGGAGCTGTTCATTTAGAACCGATTGTAGATGGACACTTGCAGTTGTACAAATCAGAGAGGGTCTTTTCCACCGCTCAATTGAAAATGGGAAGTGGAACGTCGGGGATGCTAGTGACAAAAGTGAAAAGGCAGATGCTAGAGCATGGCGTCGAATCTGAGTGGGCTATCATTGACGGTTCCCCGGGAATCGGTTGTCCGGTTATTGCTTCGATTAGCGGGGTGGACTATGTATTAATTGTTGCAGAGCCTTCTTTGTCTGGTATAAGTGACATGGAGCGTATAGTAACAACTGCTTCACGCTTTGGTGTGAAAACATTTATATGTGTGAATAAATTTGATGTCAATATAGAATATACAGATAAAATTGAAGCATATGCAAAAGCGAAAGGGTTGGACTTTGTCGGTCGGATTCCCTATGATTCACAAGCGGTAAAAGTGATCAATCAAGGAAAAACTATTGTTGAGATTGATTGTGCGTCGGGCCGTGCAGTGCAAGGAATATATGAAAATATAAAAAAAGTGATAGATAATGGAGGAAACTTATGA